The genomic interval tccttatttatttttttttataattatttgttagAGACACTCATatccaccatttttttttttggatatgaTCTGAGAAGAGAGacatgtacaaaaaaaaaattccattaTTTTTTAACTTCGCCAATAAAGAATTTCTGAATCTCAAcgtctatttttcttttaaaaaaataatcaaaacttTTAGTTTTGGTTATAGTTTATGTTCtttgataaataatttttaagaacTTTTAGAGAGAAAGACGGAGgagaaaaaaagagaagtgaatgctaatttttttaaaggaaataataatatttttaacaaataattatatatgtaaaaaaataaataaagaaataatatttaatggacataaaataaaataataacgtgttataaaataatataaaataatatagaatagatgagaagaaagaagaagagagaaagagaaagtgaatgaaaaTTTCTCAGTTATTTATTCTAATAGAGTGAACTcgtatttatacaaatacaagagttaataagaaaaggaaaactaaaaaaaaagaaaggttgattacaattaatagtaataaataaaaaatttggacatccacataattattaatatttataacaataataacacatattaaaaaaaaaaaatcctacatAAAATGGTTTTTAATACTTCTATTCAAGCATTATCTTATGTTTTAAATTAAAACACACACTAAATAAATGTAAACtggaatttttaaaatataaaatattcaacacCAATTAGTCTATACATGACATGGCTTCTTTTCTTTgaacttaattttgattttcttttagttagcaaaaaataatttgattttCTTTTGTTTGGGATCACTATTTGCTTTCTtaattcttaaaattttaacaaaaatgtCTAACACATTATTTTCATCGATTTTCTATAATACCacttttagaagaaaaaaaaaatctagattaCCTTTTACCAACACGCGGTGCATCCAgactcattttattttattatttttagggatttttatttatttatttattattttctcatCTGGGGAAGATTTGGTTTTTATGTTCCAAAATTGTTGGTATGGGTGGATTTGAGTTTTTGGCCAATTGTGTACTCATCTTTTTTCGTCTTCTTGTAGAACAAGCAAGCTTCTGTTCAACAATTCACCTATTCCTctcataaataataaacattaataaatacTTAGTTTCCTaagaaatacattaaaatacaCAAACGTTCAGACTGGCTTCTTCTATAAGGATGATCACCACCGCCATTGACTCTAAATTCACATAATCTATTTCCATTTTAattcttttctctctctaaaatctTTATGGTATGGATTTATTACCTGGAGATTGGTTCAATTTCAGCTATCTGGTTTTTGCATTTTGTTCTGCCCTCTTTCTTGGTGCCCTCAaaggtttcttttttcttcacaattgatttatttttctttttttgggttATCTGGGTCAGCTGGATTTTCACAGTTCTCAAAAGGGTTATTGCTGAAACTTCATGAaaggtgaaaaaaaaaaataaaggttgGTTCTTGAGAATTTCATGGagctttgttgacttcttttgcaGGTTTACTTGTGGGACCTATTGTTGGTTTGATATTGATAACAGGGAATGTTGGGGTCATTCTTGGTTTGTTCCCAGCCCATGTTGTGTGGACAGTTTACACCTTAGTAAAGTAACTACCTTTAAATACCTTAATTCTCTTTTGAAGATATTTTCAGccatattagatatttttctatCTGGGTTTTTGATCTAACTTAGTTATGGCAATTTCAGTATTAACAGACTTGATACACCACTTAAAGTTGCAATCTTGTTGGGTTTGCCAGCCTTATTTGGTCTTTGGCTGGGTTTGAGCATAGCTGGGAGTGTTCTTGTGGGACTTGGCTATGGATTTTTCACACCGTGGGTTTCAACTTTTGAAGCCTTCAGACATGAAAATGAAACAAAGAAATTTGTACACTTTGTAGTGGTAAGTGCACCCTTTGAATTTTTGGTCATTTTATTTGAATTCCCTGCTCTATTTAGATCTCTCTGATTATGATTTTCTACTTTCTTCCTGTTACAACTTAGGATGGAACATGGGAAACCATCAAAGGAAGCTGCACAGTAGTTCGAGATTTTGCTGACTTGTGCTACCATTCTTACCCAATTTACCTAAAAGAATTACGTGAATCCCCTGATTCAAATGAGGTTCAAACTCTTAGGTAAGCATGAAACTAATAAAGATGAATCCTAACTAACATAACAATtctctttttgttttgttatgatttaagATAAACAAAAGGTACCTTTATATTGAGTAATAATGATATAAAAGTCATGTTGGGCCCTcagttcttttatttttctttgttgtaTGGAAAGGTAGCCATTTTGGGCTGGGACCAGCATATATGGAATGGGGGGCAGATATGTTTTTAGGAACTGGTTTCATACACACACGTGTGTCTTTGATTATTAATACTACATTTTTTTATCCTGGATTTCCAGTTTAAGCTATATGTCATGAGAATGTGTGAGCTAATGAGCTACTGAATGTTCATGCTTTGCTCAATTTGGCTCTATGTAGGTTCATTCATGTGCCTGCTTGCATCATAGCCGGGTTGATGGGGTTAGTAGTTGAGGTTCCGTTGTATACTGCAATTGCTATTGTAAAGAGTCCATACATGTTGTTCAAAGGATGGTTTAGGCTTATACATGATCTCATTAGCCGAGAAGGACCGTTTCTTGAAACAGCATGCATACCAATTGCCGGTTTGACAATCTTGGTGTGGCCGATTGTTGTTGTTGGAAGCGTCATATTGGCTGTTTTCTCTAGCATTTTTGTTGGACTGCATGCATCGGTCATAGTCTATCAGGTTTGGATCATACTTTCATCTTTTGATGTATATATGTATTGGCTTCTTGTTCAAGTGAAGTAAACCTTTGATCTTTTGTGGATGAAGGAAAGATCTTTCAGAAGAGGTGTGGCTTATGTGATTGCTATGGTTGCTGAATTCGATGAATATACCAATGATTGGCTTTATCTCCAGGAGGGGACTATTTTCCCAAGGTAATTGCTCGctgaacaaaatattttatctttCGAAGCTTATCTGTTTCTTTTTGACCTTTAATGGTAGTTGTAGCATTGCTTGCAGCCAGGCCCCAGTATCGAAAGAAAAACTTTTCAAGAACACAGTCATCTGTTGGACGCGTATCCAGTTCTGCTTCGTCAGAAGCACCTGCAATGTTCGTGCCAAGCTTAGCTCATTCAAGATCAGTCAGAGAGACCATACAAGAAGTGAAAGTAGTGCAGGTGAGTGTGCATTTCACTGCCCATTTTATGAAACAGAGTATTTAATCTTGTAATGAAATCATTCTGTTCTTTGAATATTCATTTATTTGTGATTTGGTTTGGACAATGATTATGCCACTGCATTGGTAATGTGTACAAAATTTTCGGCTATCATGCTATTTTCTCTCAATGAATGATTTCTTTTAAATGTAACAGATATGGGGAAACATGTTGAAATCTTGTGAAATTAGAGGCAAGGAATTATTGGATTCTAATGTGATAACACCAGCAGATCTCTATGAGTGGTTGAAGGCGAAAAACAGCAACGAAGCGGCTATTATTGGTGTAGGCTTGCCTTGTTACTCATTATTGCAGTTTCTGATACACTCCATTGAATCAAATTCAAGTGGTCTATTGTTGCTTGAAAATTTTGAGGTAACCCAATTGAATAGACCAAAGGACAAACTGTTGGATTGGTTCTTTAATCCAGTAATGATCTTAAAAGAACAGATTAAGGCCATAGCATTAGTAGAAGGCGAGGTGAGATTCTTGGAGAAGGTGGTTCTTTTCGGAAGCAATACACAACGCATGGAAGCTTGGGAAAATGGGAGTTTAGCACCTGAAGATGCTTTAAGAGCTGCTCAAATGCAGGGAATCAGTAGAAGGTAACTAATTAGTACTACTTTTCATCATAAAATTCTGATACTTAAAGCATAGCAACTTGAGGATTATGTACCTGACATGATGGGAGAATCCTATGCAGGATGACCGGAATGGTGAGAAGTGTGTCGAAGTTTCCCACTCACCGGAGAAGATTTCGCCAAGTTGTGAAGGATTTGGTGGGTTATTATTTAGAGAAGGAGAATTCTAATAGATCTTGCTCTATGAGATCTACTGCATCCATTGAAAATGTGTAAGGTGACATACTTTAAAATGTCTAATGTGAAAATGTTGAAGCACCAAGTGTgtcaatgattaaaaaaaaaaagctaattaagatttttgttaCTCAAAACATtgacaaatattaaattatgccTTCTAAATTTTGTAAGGGGTTAAAAACTCTCCTCAAATTAttaagattgttggattaaatgatttttgtctaattttactaTTGAATGTCTAACACAAATGAAAGATGAAAGTTTAGGGGGTACAActtggtacatgttaaaattcGGGGGTATAACTAAGTACATATTAAAGTTCAGGGGCGCGATTTAGTATATGGACAATCACTATGTTAGTAAAATTGAACAGAATTGGACGTAAGTCCTTGAGTCTGATAATATTAATAGTTCGGGAAAAATTTTAGCAGCTTAAAAAGTTTATGAGATATGATTTATCAATGTTCGGAGTTCAAAAATGTTAATTAgcttaaaaagtaaaataaaaagttttaGTATAAATACCCTTTAGGATTAGCATGTGTCTTGATAATATATAGTATCCATGAAAATTGGGCACAGTTATTAGTGCAAGACGAGAAAATACATGTAAAAACAAGTGTGTGTGCAAAATGGTAGCTAGAGCACTCCAATCCAATAGCTCTCAGTCTCTTAATACTaaacatttatattttattatttccttTACTTTTATGCTAGTGCCTAACGGGTGAGGTGtggaatttttatttatttatttatttatttattttttgagaaaaatagacttttatttaaatgataaaaattttATTGGCACCTTGTGAAATTACACTctaatattaaaaaagaaaaataaacttaaattaatatttaaaaatcacttttaattttttttcttttaaaatcaataattattttaattatatatatattttaaaagaggacTAGCTATCTCAAATGGATTATTTCTAAAACTTACTACTGTCACGACATTAGAGAGCTACTTCGATATTGATTGGGCCAACTGTATTGATGACAGAAGATCCGTGGGAGGTTATGTGGTTTACTTAGGTGATAGTCTCATTTCTTGGTCTGCAAAGAAGCAATAGGTTGTTGCTCGATTAAGCACTGAAAGTAAATTTCGTACTTTAGCAAACACAGCTGCTGAGTTGAAATTAATGGATTGTTTCCCTGCTTACTGAACTACAAGTCACTCATCCACAGTGCTCTTAACTACAAGTCACTCATCCACAGTGCTCTTAACTACAAGTCACTCATCCACAGTGCTCTGTTATATATTTGGGTCGATAATCAGAGTGCTCCAATTTTTCATGCTCACTCCAAGCATATTGAAGTAGTTTTACACTTTGTGATGGACCACATTCTGGACAAGAAGCTCCCTGTTCGTTATGTTCCTTGTGTCGATCAAGTAGCTGATATGCTTACTAAACCATTGTGCAAAGATTGATTTACCTACCTTAaatctaaacttaaaatggTTAAAACCCCTTTTCGTTTTGGAGGATGTAAACATTATTAATACTTAGATAGTTTTTTGTTAACATAGGATTAGTTAATTGTGTTCAATTAGTAAAGGTAGTTATTACATGttctttattttcagttttgTAATCTATATCAAAACTTGTATATAAATAACAATGTTTATACTGATTAGGATTAGCAATTGCTAAGTTGATTCTTTCCGTCTTTACTTTTTTTCTCGTGCTCTATTTCTCTACAGTATTATTTACATTTAGAGGTTATACTTTACAATTTGTTATCGAATagtctaaaaaattattatatgagATTCGCTATTTAAGTATATCAATAAGGATATGACATATTGAAAGACGCTAAGCAAAGACATTTAATTAATAGAGTAAATCATAATCAAacggtaagaaaaaaaaaaaagaccattctttggaaaaaaaaaaagaagaacaaaagaagagaaagattaTTAACTTTAAGTGGAGTCTGTGATGTTCCTGATATGGCAACCACAGAGTTTTCTAATGAATAATGTTACGTCAAGTAAGCTATTACACTACAGTCTACAGTGTTTTTGCTCGTGCCTTTCAAAAAAGGGTATTATTAAATCATCTTTTATGAACATTCCGTATATATCTTAAGCTACAATAATGTTCAATTTCTTTTCTACTACCATTTATAGCTGTATTGACAAAGACTGATTTAAATATACAaattcataatgataaaatATCATGATCTGCAGCTCAActgaaatataaatttatatatatatatatatttttatataagtaccaatttttttttgaccAACTTCATTTACGTGACATggggtttaatttttttttctgccCTAATTGAATGAAATGCTAATTAATACTATAACTTATAGAGATAAGAGTATAGAAGCTATGAATAATGGagttaaaaattattctttATACATACTATATTTGAATGTTTTGGTTGGACAACTTTCCAATTATAATTATCTATTTCGGTTGATGGGTTATTTGTTTTATAGATTCTTTCATGGGCCCTTTTCATGGAAAATTTTGGAATGAAGCTAACAGAACGAAACAGTGAAATACCATTATCATGAATACTGTCAACTACTAAATTATAAATACACACATACAAAATtcttatatagaatatatatatataaatttatatcacTATTATTTTAGTCAAACGCCTAATTCCCTACTCCTTTTTATCTACTCTATTTCTAGCTCTCTTAActgtaatttttaaaatgataattaagattttttactttaaatatatactaaattatgtttcgaaattttttaaggtcgttaaaaatctttcttaaactattaaaattgttaCATTTAAGgactattttctaattttagtaaaaaaaaagtttaatataGATGAAAGTTCGAAAGACATAACTTAatagatattaaaatttaaggaacatgatttaatatatggacaattacaaatttttaacaatcttaatagtttacAGAAAATTTTTAACCCTAATAAAgttcaaaaatcataatttgatacatattaaagttaaaaaaaacctAATTAATTAGCCTCTCTAAAAAGTATCTTACACAACCATTAATTATACacaaactatattaattaatactgaaaccatgaaattcagaataaaaataaattaaaaaaaaaacaccattTAGTCTAATTGAGATATATTAATTGTTATGTACGTAGCAAGCAAGGTCATGTAGAGCTAGCCTTTTCGTTATGGTTAAAAAAAGTACGAATACTGtcaatacataataatattttcattactaTTATCTTTTATTGTGCTGATTATAATCTTTATAATCTCACAGACTCACAGTACAAAGGCTGGCAACAGTAATTGCAGCAAAATTCTCCAAGGAAGgaatcatattttttatttttatatataatatatattaacacaGAAAGCGACACTACATATATGCTGCTCTCagcatatatatgatatatatgtatatatctggCTATACAAAGTCTTGCCTCCATCTTCATTTCATTCCGTTCCAGCCCAGAGCCACTCATATTCAGatatgtagatatatatatagtcctataaatacatatattctgaaaattctGATGAGAAAAGGGATACCTTGCTTTTTACCACTATCACTTTCATATTCCTATCTTTGTAATTGTTGCTCTCTTAGCTCTTTTGAGCTATATCTACCTATATATTTGTACACACAACATTAAACTAAATGTATAGTCAATTACCttcactattttttatttatttatttttaaaaatgggTTGTACTATAGCACATGGGATTGagataaggtttttttttttagatgtcTCGGATTCTCAACACGTGTCCGTAACTTCAACGGCATGTTAGTGTTATTGCTTCACCCCACTCCCTTCAATTTCGACTCTCTCATTCCCTGTTTTGGCCgtgatattaatttatattgaaAGATATACAATTACAAGACattttactaatatatatatcaacaacaaaaataaagcCATGATAGATAttaacacacacatatatatataataagaaaacGATCATATCATGTTCGTACCAGgctgctgatgatgatgatgatgatgttggTGGGGAATAAAGAAAGGCTTTTCCCACACAAAGAGACACGAAACAGCAAAAGTGAAGAACAGAATGgaataattcaattttaatcgATATTTTTCTTCACAGAATGGATTAATTTTACTTGcaaaataaaattagaggtTTCCCCGTACAATCCGTACAGAGAGAACAACTTAGCTCATTCTACATACATACTTACTACGATACTactgttttttttcttaaagagAAAAACTAGCTATTACTAGTGAGGAAGAAAgggaaaaaaggaaaaagagaaaAGCTATACAtataaaagagaagaaaaatgtGGCCTAATGAGAAAATAGCTTAATCAATTAAGCTTAAAATTAGTACTATATCTAAATTTACTATAATAAGAATATCAGAACCTGGTCACTGATCATCATCAACCAGTACTAGCTAGTACCACTACTGGTTTTTTCTTCTTACTGTTTGCTTACtctattcttttttcttttaaattcatGGATTTAATCTAATCCACTCGTAACGTCCTTCCAACGGAGAGTCCTTAACAACATCGTAATTATACCTGCAAGAAATTCAGGGATTTCTTATCT from Cannabis sativa cultivar Pink pepper isolate KNU-18-1 chromosome 4, ASM2916894v1, whole genome shotgun sequence carries:
- the LOC115715226 gene encoding uncharacterized membrane protein At3g27390; this encodes MDLLPGDWFNFSYLVFAFCSALFLGALKGLLVGPIVGLILITGNVGVILGLFPAHVVWTVYTLVNINRLDTPLKVAILLGLPALFGLWLGLSIAGSVLVGLGYGFFTPWVSTFEAFRHENETKKFVHFVVDGTWETIKGSCTVVRDFADLCYHSYPIYLKELRESPDSNEVQTLRFIHVPACIIAGLMGLVVEVPLYTAIAIVKSPYMLFKGWFRLIHDLISREGPFLETACIPIAGLTILVWPIVVVGSVILAVFSSIFVGLHASVIVYQERSFRRGVAYVIAMVAEFDEYTNDWLYLQEGTIFPRPQYRKKNFSRTQSSVGRVSSSASSEAPAMFVPSLAHSRSVRETIQEVKVVQIWGNMLKSCEIRGKELLDSNVITPADLYEWLKAKNSNEAAIIGVGLPCYSLLQFLIHSIESNSSGLLLLENFEVTQLNRPKDKLLDWFFNPVMILKEQIKAIALVEGEVRFLEKVVLFGSNTQRMEAWENGSLAPEDALRAAQMQGISRRMTGMVRSVSKFPTHRRRFRQVVKDLVGYYLEKENSNRSCSMRSTASIENV